The Pseudomonas azotoformans genome has a segment encoding these proteins:
- a CDS encoding winged helix-turn-helix transcriptional regulator, whose amino-acid sequence MDNDEIIRRSQAACDALSADDDGLKREVLTHAGNRWSLGIVHVLGVSGRLRHTEIGRRMQGVTQRMLTRTLRQLERDGLVLRHDFREVPPRVEYELSSLGTELLVHMIPLWTWVVEKGDEFRRARERFDHA is encoded by the coding sequence ATGGATAACGACGAGATCATCCGCCGCTCGCAAGCCGCCTGCGACGCCCTCAGCGCCGACGACGATGGCCTCAAGCGCGAGGTGCTGACCCACGCGGGAAACCGCTGGTCCTTGGGCATCGTGCATGTGTTGGGGGTGAGCGGGCGCCTGCGTCACACCGAGATCGGCCGGCGCATGCAGGGCGTGACCCAACGCATGCTGACCCGCACCTTGCGCCAGCTGGAACGTGACGGTTTAGTGCTGCGCCATGACTTTCGCGAAGTACCGCCCAGGGTTGAATACGAGCTGTCGAGCCTGGGCACGGAACTGCTGGTGCATATGATTCCGTTGTGGACTTGGGTGGTGGAGAAGGGCGATGAATTCCGCCGTGCGCGTGAGCGGTTTGACCACGCCTGA